Proteins encoded in a region of the Zea mays cultivar B73 chromosome 2, Zm-B73-REFERENCE-NAM-5.0, whole genome shotgun sequence genome:
- the LOC103648136 gene encoding probable galacturonosyltransferase 4, protein MWAVHGRESTAAALRLLLIAIACGLVFALLHLPLPDDRARTADPGGQRGAAGGGGARLSVQQGRVREARRLSVVTEETDGQTDETAAEEDERISKSPPDTKEKIWMMQDQLILAKAYLHFASPQGSVHLVRELKLKIKEIERAISHSSGGTHVPGSVLQKIKAMELTLSKAQRTYPHCSQMTSKLRAMMHNSEELVRAHQSESSFLEQVAVRTLPKGHHCLAMQLTAEYFSLDPTKREFPKRDNIQLGGYYHYAMFSDNVLASAVVVNSTIAASKDPGRILLHIVTDALNYPAMMMWFLTNPPTPSVIQIQSLDDLKWLPGDFSSRFKLKGVRDPRYTSALNHLRFYLPEVFPSLSKVLLLDHDVVVQNDLSGLWDLDMKGKVTGAVDTCTSSEGFRQLDSLIDFSNPSVFNELDPKACAFAFGMNIFDLNEWRKQGLSTTYHRWFQLGKSEKLWKAGSLPLGQVVFYNRTLPLDHRWHVLGLGHDSSIGRDELESASVIHYSGKLKPWLEISIPKYRGYWNRYLNYDNPHLQQCNIHG, encoded by the exons ATGTGGGCGGTCCACGGGAGGGAGTCCACGGCCGCTGCGCTTCGCCTGCTGCTGATCGCGATCGCCTGCGGCCTCGTCTTCGCGCTCCTCCACCTCCCCCTCCCGGATGACCGTGCGCGAACCGCCGACCCCG GTGGGCAGCGCGGCGCTGCTGGGGGCggcggggcccgcctgtcggTGCAGCAG GGGAGGGTTCGAGAGGCCAGAAGGCTGAGTGTCGTCACCGAAGAG ACAGATGGGCAAACTGACGAAACGGCGGCGGAAGAAGATGAAAGGATATCTAAATCTCCCCCAGACACCAAAGAGAAGATCTGGATGATGCAAGATCAGCTAATTTTGGCCAAGGCGTACTTGCATTTCGCTTCTCCCCAAGGTAGTGTACATTTAGTTCGAGAGCTGAAATTGAAGATAAAAGAGATCGAAAGGGCAATAAGCCACTCAAGTGGAGGTACCCATGTACCTGGGAG TGTGTTGCAAAAAATAAAGGCGATGGAGCTGACCCTTTCAAAGGCTCAGAGGACCTACCCGCATTGCTCTCAGATGACGTCAAAGCTACGTGCAATGATGCATAATAGTGAAGAATTGGTCAGAGCACACCAAAGTGAATCTTCATTCCTTGAGCAGGTTGCTGTGAGGACATtacccaaaggccatcactgcctAGCAATGCAGCTTACCGCAGAATACTTTTCGTTAGATCCCACTAAACGTGAATTCCCTAAAAGAGACAACATTCAGTTGGGTGGTTATTATCATTATGCGATGTTCTCTGACAATGTGCTTGCAAGTGCTGTGGTTGTCAACTCTACAATTGCTGCATCAAAG GATCCTGGAAGGATATTATTACATATTGTAACTGACGcgttgaattatcctgcaatgaTGATGTGGTTTCTGACAAACCCACCAACTCCATCAGTAATCCAAATCCAGAGCCTAGATGATTTGAAATGGTTGCCTGGTGATTTCAGTTCCAGATTCAAGCTGAAGGGGGTTCGGGATCCGAGATACACTTCTGCACTCAACCACTTGCGTTTTTATTTGCCAGAAGTGTTTCCATCTTTGAGCAAGGTTCTACTCTTGGACCATGATGTGGTAGTACAGAATGACTTGTCTGGATTATGGGACCTAGATATGAAGGGTAAGGTAACCGGTGCTGTCGACACATGCACCTCAAGTGAAGGTTTCCGCCAATTGGATAGCCTTATTGATTTTTCCAATCCAAGCGTCTTCAACGAACTTGACCCAAAGGCTTGTGCATTTGCATTTGGGATGAACATATTTGACCTGAACGAATGGCGCAAACAGGGTTTGAGTACAACCTATCATAGATGGTTTCAACTG GGCAAAAGTGAGAAGTTGTGGAAGGCAGGAAGCCTGCCACTGGGTCAGGTCGTCTTCTACAACCGGACGCTGCCTCTGGACCACCGGTGGCATGTTCTAGGGCTCGGTCATGACTCCAGCATCGGAAGAGATGAACTCGAGAGTGCCTCTGTCATCCACTACAGTGGGAAACTCAAACCCTGGTTGGAGATTTCTATCCCAAAGTACAGAGGCTACTGGAACAGGTACCTTAACTACGATAACCCGCACTTGCAGCAGTGCAACATTCACGGATAG
- the LOC100126360 gene encoding CRM-domain containing factor CFM3, chloroplastic/mitochondrial, producing MAMASSPACHFRHPPRLRLLLPLSTSAPHPWLYSWSHPRQRGRLRAPPAALDLRPEPSPSSDSDDEDAVGASRSSGRSTMSLILSRLRRAGYSGEDPRAAAPPHPPRGSVEDVFRADDGVLPNARGGFDADDEERALGDARFPWERPMPPPEAAPRSARSPTWMAELTLPAAELRRLRHAAIRIKSRTKVGGAGVTREIVEKIKEKWKTEEVVRVKVSGTPALNMRLFHEILERKTGGLVIWRSGTSVSLYRGVDYDEPEPTKKSKKNSQSLAMDFPIKGSSNPSLLPTETANSVRDSNVALVSNAAKEELVVQAPEIKYEDEIDKLLDELGPRYTDWPGSDPLPVDADLLPANMPGYKPPFRVLPYGVRPSLSRRDTTNLRRLARGLPPHFALGRSRQLQGLANAMVKLWEKSSIAKIALKRGVQLTTSERMAEDIKKLTGGVMLSRNNEFIVFYRGKDFLSSELAEVLLERERLAKSLQDEEEARRKAASYFSSAETYAQPTVAGTLGETLEANSKYGTKHDENHADKMARTIEAARHADLVRKLEWKLSLAQKKMEKAERVLGKVETALRPTEDSRPPETITDEERFMFRKLGLRMKAFLLLGRRGVFDGTIENMHLHWKYRELVKILVKAKSFADVKRIALSLEAESGGILVSVDKVSKGYAIVVFRGKNYRRPSSLRPRNLLSKRKALARSIELQRHQALSRHFAKLNRKVERLKAELVQMEDVKEQGDEELYAKLDAAYSSDDEDMEDEDDEAYLKRFDNEVAGATADDDGSDDYTSAADEADYPDSDDEAGDCSEDEGEDDEDEAAAGVSDAGFHGEVVGFSSDTDRRNHDVNEY from the exons ATGGCCATGGCGTCCTCCCCGGCCTGCCACTTCCGCCACCCGccccgcctccgcctcctcctcccgcTGTCCACCTCGGCCCCCCACCCGTGGCTCTACTCCTGGTCGCACCCGCGCCAGCGCGGCCGACTCCGCGCGCCGCCCGCCGCGCTCGACCTCCGTCCGGAGCCGTccccgtcgtccgactccgacgatgaggacgccgtcGGTGCCAGCCGCTCCTCCGGCCGCTCCACCATGTCCCTCATCCTCAGCCGCCTCCGCCGCGCCGGCTACTCCGGCGAGGACCCGCGTGCCGCCGCCCCACCGCACCCGCCGCGGGGGTCGGTCGAGGACGTCTTCCGCGCCGACGATGGCGTGCTCCCCAACGCGCGCGGCGGGTTCGACGCCGACGACGAGGAGCGGGCGCTCGGGGACGCCCGCTTCCCGTGGGAGCGCCCCATGCCGCCGCCCGAGGCCGCGCCGCGGTCCGCGCGGTCGCCCACGTGGATGGCGGAGCTGACGCTCCCCGCCGCGGAGCTCAGGCGGCTGCGGCACGCCGCCATCAGGATCAAGTCCAGGACCAAGGTGGGCGGGGCCGGGGTCACGCGCGAGATCGTGGAGAAGATTAAGGAGAAATGGAAGACGGAGGAGGTGGTCAGGGTCAAGGTCTCTGGCACGCCGGCGCTCAATATGCGCCTCTTCCACGAGATACTCGAG AGAAAAACAGGAGGATTAGTAATATGGAGATCAGGGACTTCTGTTTCTCTGTACCGGGGAGTAGATTATGATGAACCAGAACCCACTAAGAAATCAAAGAAGAATTCACAGTCTCTTGCTATGGATTTCCCAATTAAGGGGTCTTCTAATCCTTCCTTACTACCAACTGAGACAGCGAACAGTGTACGAGACAGCAATGTAGCTTTAGTTTCTAATGCTGCGAAAGAGGAACTAGTTGTACAAGCACCAGAAATCAAGTATGAAGATGAAATTGACAAACTGTTGGATGAACTTGGCCCAAGATACACTGACTGGCCTGGATCTGACCCGTTACCAGTAGATGCAGATTTACTTCCTGCAAACATGCCAGGTTACAAGCCCCCTTTCAGAGTTCTGCCATATGGTGTTCGGCCATCTCTTAGCCGAAGGGACACTACCAATTTACGCCGTCTTGCTCGGGGACTGCCTCCTCACTTTGCTCTCG GACGAAGCAGACAACTCCAAGGCTTAGCTAATGCTATGGTAAAGTTGTGGGAGAAAAGTTCTATTGCTAAAATTGCTTTGAAGAGAGGAGTACAGCTTACCACCAGTGAgaggatggctgaagatattaaa AAATTAACAGGTGGTGTGATGCTTTCAAGGAACAATGAATTTATAGTCTTCTACAGAGGGAAGGATTTCTTGTCCTCAGAACTTGCAGAGGTGCTACTAGAGAGGGAAAGATTAGCAAAGTCACTTCAAGATGAAGAAGAAGCACGGCGAAAGGCAGCGTCTTATTTTTCAAGTGCTGAGACATATGCACAGCCCACTGTAGCTGGTACTCTAGGAGAGACTCTGGAGGCTAACTCTAAATATGGAACTAAACATGATGAGAATCATGCAGACAAAATGGCAAGAACTATTGAAGCTGCAAGACATGCTGACCTCGTAAGAAAGCTAGAGTGGAAGCTTTCACTT GCACAGAAAAAGATGGAGAAAGCCGAAAGGGTACTAGGAAAGGTTGAGACAGCCCTGAGGCCAACCGAAGATTCCAGACCTCCTGAAACAATAACAGATGAAGAGAGATTCATGTTCCGGAAGCTTGGTCTAAGGATGAAGGCATTTCTGCTCCTTG GAAGAAGAGGAGTTTTTGACGGCACAATTGAGAACATGCACTTGCACTGGAAGTACAGGGAGCTGGTGAAGATACTAGtgaaagcgaagtcttttgcagacGTGAAGAGGATAGCACTGTCGCTGGAAGCCGAGAGCGGGGGAATCCTAGTTTCAGTCGACAAAGTCTCCAAAGGCTATGCCATTGTTGTGTTCCGAGGGAAGAACTACAGACGCCCTTCCTCGCTCAGACCTAGAAATCTCCTGTCAAAGCGGAAGGCTTTGGCCAGATCCATCGAGCTCCAGAGACATCAG GCCCTGAGTCGTCATTTCGCAAAGCTAAACAGGAAGGTGGAGCGGCTTAAGGCAGAACTG GTCCAGATGGAAGACGTGAAGGAGCAAGGAGACGAGGAGCTGTACGCCAAACTGGATGCCGCCTATTCGAGCGACGACGAAGACATGGAG GATGAGGACGACGAGGCCTACCTCAAGCGCTTTGACAATGAGGTCGCCGGTGCTACCGCCGACGACGATGGCAGCGACGACTACACCTCCGCCGCCGACGAGGCCGATTACCCCGACTCAGACGACGAAGCTGGTGATTGCTCCGAAGACGAAGGCGAGGACGACGAAGATGAGGCGGCTGCCGGAGTCTCTGACGCTGGCTTCCACGGCGAAGTAGTAGGTTTCAGTTCCGACACCGACAGACGAAACCACGACGTAAATGAGTACTAG
- the LOC103648137 gene encoding CDK5RAP1-like protein, which produces MAAPLAPLTAAAVLRLGSRGLRHRILLASLRPCSSATPPHRSALPAAARRAPPPPRRFAHTLAASAATAISEGQADLVPGSTTSTKGRIYHETYGCQMNINDMEIVLSIMKNEGYDEIVPDPESAEIIFINTCAIRDNAEQKVWQRLNYFWFLKREWKANVAEGRAKSMRPPKIAVLGCMAERLKEKILDSDKMVDVVCGPDAYRDLPRLLQEVDYGHKGMNTLLSLEETYADITPVRISDNSITAFVSIMRGCNNMCSFCIVPFTRGRERSRPVSSIVREVGELWKVGVKEVMLLGQNVNSYNDTSEVEELEPGKNWQLSEGFSSMCKVKNMGLRFADLLDRLSLEYPEMRFRFTSPHPKDFPDELLYLMRDRYNICNLIHLPAQTGSTAALERMRRGYTREAYLELVHKIRDVIPDVGLSSDFITGFCGETEDEHAETLSLVRAVGYDMAYMFAYSMREKTHAHRNYEDDVPEGVKQRRLMELINTFRETTKKNYDSQVGTVQLVLVEGPNKRAPKTEVIGKTDRGHKVSFARVPVPHTFEGEEAREPAVGDFVEVRILRSSTATLFGEPIARTSLSAFHRNVSPGAQAAAA; this is translated from the exons ATGGcggcgccgctcgcccctctcactGCGGCCGCGGTGCTCCGCCTCGGGAGCCGAGGCCTGCGCCACCGCATCCTCCTCGCTTCGCTCCGCCCCTGCTCCTCCGCAACCCCGCCCCATCGTTCCGCCCTCCCGGCCGCTGCACGCCGGGCCCCGCCGCCTCCTCGCCGTTTCGCCCACACTCTTGCCGCGTCTGCGGCCACGGCCATCTCCGAGGGTCAGGCGGA TTTAGTGCCTGGTTCAACAACTTCAACCAAGGGACGCATCTACCACGAGACGTATGGTTGccaaatgaatataaatgacatgGAGATTGTGCTTTCTATCATGAAAAATGAAGGCTATGATGAAATTGTCCCTGATCCTGAGAGTGCAGAGATAATATTTATCAACACCTGTGCCATCCGGGACAATGCAGAGCAGAAAGTCTGGCAGCGTCTCAACTACTTTTGGTTTTTGAAAAGGGAATGGAAAGCTAATGTTGCTGAAGGTAGAGCAAAATCTATGCGTCCTCCAAAGATTGCTGTCCTGGGGTGCATGGCAGAACGACTGAAGGAGAAAATACTCGATTCTGATAAGATGGTTGATGTTGTTTGTGGACCTGATGCATATAGGGATTTGCCTAGGTTGCTTCAGGAAGTCGATTACGGCCACAAGGGCATGAACACACTTCTATCACTCGAGGAAACTTATGCTGATATCACCCCAGTAAGGATCTCTGACAATTCAATTACGGCATTTGTGTCAATCATGAGAGGTTGCAATAATATGTGCTCATTCTGCATAGTTCCCTTCACTAGAGGTAGGGAAAGGTCTCGCCCAGTGTCTTCTATTGTCCGTGAGGTTGGTGAGCTATGGAAAGTTGGTGTGAAGGAGGTAATGCTTCTTGGTCAGAATGTAAACAGCTATAATGACACTTCTGAAGTAGAAGAGTTGGAGCCTGGCAAAAATTGGCAACTCAGTGAAGGATTTTCCAGCATGTGCAAGGTGAAGAATATGGGGCTGCGTTTTGCTGATCTCCTGGATCGATTATCTTTGGAATACCCTGAGATGCGGTTCAGGTTTACCTCACCACACCCAAAGGATTTCCCAGATGAGCTACTGTATTTGATGCGGGATAGGTATAACATCTGCAATCTTATTCACTTACCAGCACAAACAGGCAGTACAGCGGCGCTGGAACGAATGCGGAGGGGTTACACTCGAGAAGCATACTTAGAACTTGTCCACAAAATTCGTGATGTCATTCCTGATGTTGGGCTAAGCAGTGATTTCATAACTG GCTTTTGTGGAGAGACAGAAGACGAGCACGCCGAGACCCTTAGCCTTGTGAGGGCTGTTGGATACGACATGGCCTACATGTTTGCATACAGCATGAGAGAGAAGACCCACGCTCACCGGAACTACGAGGACGATGTACCCGAAGGTGTGAAACAGAGGCGGCTCATGGAACTGATCAACACTTTCCGCGAGACCACGAAGAAGAACTACGACTCTCAAGTCGGCACAGTGCAGCTCGTTCTCGTGGAGGGGCCCAACAAGCGTGCTCCCAAAACGGAAGTGATAGGGAAGACTGATCGGGGCCACAAGGTGTCGTTTGCCCGCGTCCCTGTCCCGCACACGTTCGAAGGCGAAGAAGCACGTGAGCCGGCAGTCGGTGACTTCGTCGAGGTGAGAATTCTCAGGTCGTCGACAGCAACGTTGTTCGGGGAGCCGATTGCACGCACAAGCCTGAGCGCGTTCCACAGAAATGTTTCACCCGGAGCGCAGGCTGCTGCTGCGTGA
- the LOC103648138 gene encoding uncharacterized protein, whose translation MRSCYLYRSSIGNQLPVPLVPIIDKGVLEEEVMVSFVTTNGEPTTMATSKLVWWNLGEQMMMTPTSCTSAATLPTRRRAPPSRALYKSGSIIVLGKTDFLRPDMDLVPRWTAIKRRHMTLSPCSNEPQHAVGMTVPGIILRRHSHASAAGAASSIDASTALVVQRIKMALRMVERCCIAVSSLSVPQLLALPSPMALVVHAATGVSQG comes from the exons ATGCGCTCATGTTACCTGTACCGATCTTCTATAGGGAACCAGCTTCCAGTGCCTCTTGTACCGATCATCGACAAGGGAGTGCTAGAGGAGGAGGTTATGGTGAGTTTTGTCACGACTAATGGTGAGCCCACGACTATGGCCACGTCAAAGCTGGTCTGGTGGAACCTCGGGGAGCAGATGATGATGACGCCGACATCATGCACCTCTGCTGCGACGCTGCCGACCAGGAGACGGGCCCCTCCGTCGCGCGCGCTCTACAAGTCTGGATCCATCATCGTGCTCGGCAAGACTGACTTCCTTAGGCCAGACATG GATCTCGTACCCAGATGGACAGCCATAAAGAGAAGGCACATGACATTAAGTCCATGCTCCAATGAGCCTCAACATGCGGTGGGTATGACAGTGCCaggcattatattaagaagacatTCTCACGCCTCAGCCGCTGGCGCTGCCTCCTCCATCGACGCCTCGACGGCTCTGGTTGTGCAGCGGATCAAGATGGCGCTCAGGATGGTCGAGCGCTGCTGCATCGCCGTGTCGTCCCTATCGGTGCCTCAACTATTGGCGTTGCCTTCTCCGATGGCTCTGGTCGTGCATGCGGCCACCGGTGTTTCACAAG GATGA
- the LOC103649425 gene encoding LOW QUALITY PROTEIN: uncharacterized protein (The sequence of the model RefSeq protein was modified relative to this genomic sequence to represent the inferred CDS: inserted 1 base in 1 codon), whose translation MLQEKRPRLDAERDESPWXGLHPDALGVVLRFLPCLADRARVRSACRSWRAASRGRGVAPPLPLLVMPRFRFASMTPGGVLTATARRAWMPQEVDADCVGSSDAWLVGARQAGGECFLVNAFSHEVHHLPRLGDSDLSHSACSLRKVVLSGSPQSGPECIVAAFAFCRSKPELALWRPGMKSWCVWQHSLIAGHIDMAFYQGRLYMLWRFTPSLFVFEIAEDGHGVKFSRMKDCLLEKLLATPLGSSHVLSCNMVEWHGRLLLIIRYYGGYQVRHRVLKVQVFAIDLNTKPNSLTEIHSFGGDCVFVGSGGCKSFPAGQYRGVEGDLIYFVPDHYNPHDAFVYNMMDGKTRFIAEPLPCSISAPEQSSGFPVWLFPPE comes from the exons ATGCTCCAAGAGAAGAGACCAAGACTTGACGCCGAGCGCGACGAGTCGCCGT GGGGCCTCCACCCGGACGCCCTGGGCGTCGTGCTCCGCTTCCTCCCGTGCCTCGCCGACCGCGCCAGGGTGCGGTCCGCGTGCCGCAGCTGGCGCGCCGCCTCCCGCGGCCGCGGCGTGGCCCCGCCGCTGCCCCTGCTGGTGATGCCCAGGTTCAGGTTCGCCAGCATGACCCCCGGGGGCGTGCTGACGGCGACGGCGCGGCGCGCTTGGATGCCGCAGGAGGTGGATGCCGACTGCGTGGGATCTTCCGACGCGTGGCTCGTGGGCGCCAGGCAGGCCGGCGGCGAGTGCTTCTTGGTGAACGCCTTCTCCCACGAGGTGCACCACCTGCCACGCCTGGGCGATTCCGATCTCAGCCATTCCGCCTGCTCGCTTCGCAAAGTGGTGCTGTCTGGTTCACCTCAGTCGGGACCCGAGTGCATCGTGGCCGCTTTCGCGTTCTGCAGGTCCAAGCCTGAACTGGCGCTCTGGAGACCCGGGATGAAGTCATGGTGTGTTTGGCAGCACTCTTTGATTGCCGGGCACATCGACATGGCCTTTTATCAGGGGAGGCTGTACATGCTCTGGAGGTTCACGCCGTCCCTCTTCGTCTTTGAAATCGCGGAGGATGGGCATGGGGTCAAGTTCTCTCGCATGAAGGATTGCCTGCTCGAGAAGCTCCTCGCTACCCCTCTTGGGTCCAGTCATGTATTGAGCTGCAACATGGTGGAGTGGCACGGAAGGCTGCTGTTAATCATCCGATACTATGGCGGTTACCAAGTCAGACACAGAGTTCTGAAGGTCCAAGTGTTCGCGATCGACCTGAACACGAAGCCAAATAGCCTCACTGAGATCCACAGCTTCGGTGGCGACTGCGTCTTTGTTGGTTCAGGCGGCTGCAAGTCCTTTCCTGCTGGTCAGTACCGTGGAGTTGAAGGTGACCTTATCTACTTTGTTCCTGACCATTACAACCCTCACGACGCGTTCGTGTACAACATGATGGATGGCAAGACAAGGTTCATCGCCGAGCCATTGCCTTGCAGCATTTCTGCACCAGAGCAGAGCTCCGGTTTCCCGGTGTGGTTGTTTCCGCCCGAGTGA